The Nitrospira sp. KM1 genome includes a window with the following:
- a CDS encoding Do family serine endopeptidase, translating to MVRLKLAIRAGWALVCVSAACLGPVGIRDAGASVGNASTGLQLLEDIQTAISELAETAKPSVVNLFPVTTGKGRDFLQDRAPNPSGSGSGVIVDPEGHIITNNHVIGDAAEIEVRLSDKSKLIAQVVGKDPDTDLAVLKVTVDHPLPSAKFGDSSGVRVGQWVLAVGNPFGLDRTVTLGVVSGIGRENVNLSRYENFIQTDASINPGNSGGPLFNLRGEVIGINTAIINFAQGIGFAIPSNMAKQVLQQLLAQGRVVRGWLGVGIQPLTPELARKFGVTENEGVLVNEVFERDPAAAAGIKPGDVITRIEGAVVDTPNRLSRVVAGLLPGATTKVEVVRNRQRMVLDVALTERRDQPVVASLPQSRTDAKLGLDLQDLTAALAEKFKLRESRGVLITRVESGSLAHSEGLREGDLIKEVNRIDVGSVGEFTAVIAKVRRGETVLLRVLRESRAFYVVLKSGDH from the coding sequence ATGGTGCGTCTCAAGCTTGCTATACGTGCCGGGTGGGCGCTCGTTTGTGTGAGCGCCGCCTGTCTCGGTCCGGTCGGTATCCGCGACGCCGGCGCATCCGTCGGCAACGCGTCGACCGGGCTGCAGCTTCTCGAAGACATCCAGACGGCCATTTCGGAACTGGCTGAGACAGCCAAACCGTCCGTGGTCAATCTCTTCCCGGTCACCACCGGGAAAGGCCGGGATTTCCTCCAAGACCGTGCTCCAAACCCCTCCGGGTCCGGATCCGGCGTCATCGTCGACCCGGAAGGACATATCATCACCAACAATCACGTCATCGGAGATGCGGCCGAAATCGAAGTTCGCCTTTCTGACAAGTCCAAACTTATCGCACAGGTTGTAGGGAAAGACCCCGACACCGACCTGGCCGTATTGAAAGTCACCGTCGATCATCCCCTGCCCAGCGCCAAGTTCGGAGACTCTTCCGGCGTTCGAGTCGGTCAATGGGTGCTCGCCGTGGGAAATCCGTTTGGATTAGACCGCACGGTCACATTGGGCGTGGTCAGCGGCATCGGCCGCGAGAATGTGAACCTCTCGCGTTATGAAAATTTCATTCAGACCGATGCCTCGATCAACCCGGGCAACTCCGGCGGCCCGCTCTTCAATCTGCGCGGTGAAGTGATCGGCATCAATACTGCCATCATCAACTTCGCCCAAGGCATCGGATTCGCGATTCCCTCCAACATGGCCAAGCAGGTGCTCCAACAGCTGCTTGCCCAGGGACGCGTCGTCCGAGGGTGGTTGGGCGTGGGCATCCAACCCTTGACGCCCGAGCTGGCACGGAAATTCGGAGTCACGGAGAACGAAGGCGTGCTGGTCAATGAGGTGTTCGAACGCGATCCCGCCGCCGCCGCCGGGATCAAACCCGGCGACGTCATTACTCGCATCGAGGGAGCCGTGGTTGACACCCCCAACCGCCTGTCCCGAGTGGTGGCCGGACTGCTGCCCGGCGCCACGACAAAAGTCGAGGTCGTCCGGAACCGGCAGCGGATGGTGCTCGATGTCGCATTGACGGAGCGCCGAGACCAGCCAGTCGTCGCCTCACTGCCCCAGTCTCGGACCGATGCCAAACTCGGATTGGATCTCCAGGATCTCACGGCCGCCCTGGCCGAGAAATTCAAACTCCGCGAGAGCAGAGGCGTCCTGATCACGCGCGTGGAATCCGGCAGCCTCGCCCACTCGGAGGGACTGCGCGAGGGGGACCTGATCAAGGAAGTCAATCGTATCGACGTCGGCTCTGTCGGCGAATTTACCGCGGTGATTGCCAAAGTCCGCCGCGGCGAAACCGTCCTGCTCCGCGTGCTCCGGGAAAGCCGGGCGTTCTATGTCGTGCTGAAATCCGGCGACCACTGA
- the fusA gene encoding elongation factor G: MNELRTVSLRNVAVVGSRGTGKTSLAEALMFTTGAIPAMGSVPTGTTVSDFEPEEVHRHSSVSTSLLRCHWNSTVLTFLDTPGSLSLLGEPLTSLEAVDAAIVVLTPSGGIRSELIKIWSRLKERQLPCMLFLNVGDKGSPALDELDAACRASFDMSPLPMTLPAAEGSKLEGVLDLVEQTVTQSSSDSPKHQAGPVPSAMNQRLAEGRKRIQEAAAETNDQLLERYLSAGELCRDDVIAGLRTGVHRRMLFPLYCGSATNNVGIVPLLQAVSSLFPSPQERSQRVSAASKHSTVTAPPRDPAEEPLSALVFKTIIDPFIGRLSYCRILSGVLRADTQIFNASRKVKEKGGHLYTVVGKKHAAVPFAEAGEIVAIGKLKDAQTGDTLCDEREPVTHPWIVLPRPVLSFAIEPKTNADIDKVSLGLHKLIEEDPTLDFSRHADTKEMVLSGLGQLQIDVALEKLHRKYGADVVIHTPKIPYRETIRGSAQAQGKYKKQTGGHGQYGDCWLDVLPLGRGEGFVFENKVVGGVIPRNFIPAVEKGVIEAMQHGILAGFPVVDMRVAVYDGSYHVVDSSEMSFKIAASMAFKKAVEAAHPVLLEPMMTIEVDAPADHIGAVIGDLNARRGRILHVEARGQAELVKAIVPLAEILTYTTALNSLTGGAGSYVMELSRYDEVPREIASRVIEEHKASRQTVTAH, from the coding sequence ATGAATGAGCTAAGGACGGTATCTCTCAGAAATGTGGCCGTTGTCGGGAGTAGAGGGACAGGAAAAACCTCGCTTGCCGAGGCGTTGATGTTCACCACGGGCGCCATTCCGGCCATGGGTTCGGTTCCAACCGGCACCACCGTCTCGGATTTCGAACCGGAAGAAGTCCACCGCCACAGCTCGGTGAGCACGAGCCTCTTGCGCTGTCACTGGAATTCCACAGTCCTCACCTTCCTCGATACCCCAGGTTCCCTCAGCCTGCTCGGCGAACCCCTCACCTCGCTTGAAGCGGTTGATGCGGCGATTGTCGTGCTGACTCCTTCCGGCGGAATCCGAAGCGAGCTCATCAAAATATGGTCCCGCCTCAAGGAACGGCAACTTCCCTGCATGCTGTTCCTGAACGTGGGAGACAAAGGTTCGCCGGCATTGGACGAGCTCGATGCGGCGTGCCGCGCATCGTTCGACATGAGTCCGCTTCCAATGACCCTTCCGGCGGCGGAAGGATCGAAGCTCGAAGGCGTCCTCGATCTCGTGGAGCAAACCGTGACGCAGTCGAGCTCCGATAGCCCGAAACACCAGGCAGGTCCAGTCCCCTCTGCCATGAACCAACGGCTGGCCGAAGGAAGAAAGCGGATACAAGAGGCGGCGGCGGAAACGAACGATCAATTACTGGAACGGTACCTCTCAGCCGGCGAATTGTGTCGTGACGATGTGATTGCGGGACTTCGAACAGGCGTGCACCGGCGAATGCTGTTCCCGTTGTACTGCGGATCGGCGACGAACAATGTTGGAATCGTTCCGCTCCTCCAGGCCGTGAGCAGCTTGTTTCCGTCACCGCAGGAACGAAGTCAGCGGGTGTCTGCCGCATCGAAACACAGCACGGTGACGGCGCCACCGCGTGATCCGGCCGAGGAGCCGTTGTCCGCTCTCGTCTTTAAAACCATCATCGATCCATTTATCGGCCGCCTGTCGTACTGCAGGATTCTGTCCGGCGTCCTGCGGGCCGATACGCAAATTTTCAATGCGAGCAGGAAGGTCAAGGAAAAAGGCGGACACCTCTACACCGTCGTCGGGAAGAAACATGCGGCGGTGCCGTTTGCGGAAGCCGGTGAAATCGTGGCGATCGGAAAACTCAAGGATGCGCAGACGGGGGATACGTTGTGCGACGAGCGTGAACCGGTGACTCATCCGTGGATCGTCTTGCCACGCCCGGTCTTGTCATTTGCGATCGAGCCCAAGACCAATGCCGATATCGACAAGGTCAGTCTCGGATTGCACAAATTGATCGAAGAAGATCCGACGCTGGACTTCTCCCGGCATGCCGACACGAAAGAGATGGTTTTGAGTGGGCTTGGACAGTTGCAGATCGATGTCGCGCTGGAAAAACTTCACCGGAAGTATGGAGCCGATGTCGTCATTCACACCCCCAAGATTCCGTATCGGGAAACCATTCGCGGTTCCGCCCAAGCGCAGGGAAAATACAAAAAACAGACCGGGGGACACGGACAGTATGGAGATTGCTGGCTCGATGTGTTGCCGCTCGGACGGGGGGAGGGGTTTGTCTTCGAGAATAAGGTGGTTGGCGGCGTCATCCCGCGCAACTTCATTCCGGCGGTCGAGAAGGGCGTCATCGAGGCCATGCAGCATGGAATTCTGGCCGGATTTCCAGTAGTCGATATGCGGGTCGCGGTGTACGACGGTTCCTACCACGTGGTGGATTCGTCGGAAATGTCGTTCAAGATCGCGGCATCGATGGCTTTCAAAAAAGCCGTCGAGGCGGCGCATCCGGTCCTCTTGGAGCCGATGATGACGATCGAAGTCGATGCTCCCGCCGACCATATCGGAGCGGTCATCGGAGATCTGAATGCGCGACGCGGGCGTATTCTTCATGTCGAAGCCAGAGGCCAGGCCGAACTCGTCAAGGCGATCGTTCCGCTGGCTGAAATCCTGACCTATACGACGGCGCTGAACTCGCTGACGGGCGGGGCGGGGAGCTATGTCATGGAACTGTCTCGGTATGACGAGGTCCCCCGTGAGATCGCCTCACGGGTGATTGAGGAGCACAAAGCGTCGAGGCAGACGGTGACCGCGCATTGA
- the radC gene encoding DNA repair protein RadC → MKMKRSGIAITQWPETERPRERLLSRGASALSDAQLVAILLRVGRRQSSAVQVGMDVLQRLGGVRGLGQCGIEELCTIPGIGAAKAAQLKAAIELGKRALATPLTKGMRISSSRDLFDHFHSSMRDLKHEIFKVVLLDAKHAIVREVTVSEGSLTLSIVHPREVFALAVKESAAAVIFLHNHPSGDPTPSPEDHELTARLVSAGELLGIRVLDHVVMGDGRYVSFADCGWLNGNVSSMRREKESTRM, encoded by the coding sequence ATGAAGATGAAAAGATCCGGGATCGCCATCACGCAGTGGCCTGAGACGGAGCGTCCTCGTGAACGGTTACTCTCCCGTGGTGCCAGTGCGTTATCCGATGCCCAGTTGGTTGCAATTCTGCTTCGAGTCGGTCGGCGTCAGTCTTCCGCCGTTCAGGTCGGCATGGACGTTCTGCAACGGCTCGGGGGTGTCAGAGGCCTGGGGCAGTGTGGCATTGAGGAGCTCTGCACAATACCTGGTATTGGGGCGGCCAAGGCGGCACAGCTCAAGGCAGCCATCGAACTGGGAAAGCGTGCGTTGGCCACTCCGTTGACGAAGGGAATGCGCATTTCCTCAAGCCGTGACCTCTTCGACCATTTTCATTCGTCGATGAGAGATTTGAAACACGAAATCTTCAAGGTCGTCCTTTTGGATGCCAAGCATGCGATCGTCCGGGAGGTCACCGTATCGGAAGGCAGTTTGACCCTAAGCATTGTTCATCCCCGGGAAGTTTTTGCCCTGGCTGTAAAAGAATCTGCCGCAGCCGTGATCTTTCTTCATAATCATCCTAGTGGAGACCCCACGCCCAGTCCGGAAGATCATGAGTTGACCGCTCGACTCGTATCGGCGGGAGAGCTCCTGGGAATCCGGGTCCTGGATCATGTCGTGATGGGCGATGGGCGCTATGTGAGTTTCGCCGATTGTGGGTGGCTGAATGGGAATGTGTCGTCGATGAGGCGGGAAAAGGAGTCAACACGTATGTAG
- the rsmD gene encoding 16S rRNA (guanine(966)-N(2))-methyltransferase RsmD: protein MRVIAGSHRGRRLSGPRGVEFRPTSDKVREALFSILGSRIVDASFLDLYAGTGAVGIEALSRGASAVTLVESHPAAVQLLTRNVETCGMKDRTDIRKGRVDVFLARQDWWRGPYQIAFADPPYASTGETEPLYRLWRGGLMTDDGVLVLEQSSRTTAPAIDHATLLRRYEYGDTALLLYGPAERGTSPR from the coding sequence ATGCGCGTCATAGCCGGCTCCCACCGAGGTCGACGCCTGAGCGGGCCACGAGGGGTAGAGTTTCGGCCGACATCAGATAAGGTACGCGAAGCGCTGTTCTCCATACTGGGATCACGAATTGTCGATGCCTCCTTTCTCGACCTGTACGCTGGAACCGGCGCGGTGGGAATCGAGGCATTGAGCCGCGGCGCGTCGGCCGTCACCTTAGTCGAATCGCATCCGGCCGCTGTGCAGCTGCTCACACGCAATGTCGAGACGTGCGGGATGAAGGATCGGACCGATATCAGGAAAGGGCGTGTCGATGTATTTCTGGCTCGACAGGATTGGTGGCGAGGTCCTTATCAGATTGCCTTTGCCGATCCTCCTTACGCGTCAACCGGCGAAACGGAGCCTTTGTACCGCTTATGGCGCGGCGGCCTCATGACCGACGACGGAGTCCTTGTTTTGGAACAGAGCTCACGAACGACCGCACCTGCCATCGACCACGCAACACTGCTGCGTCGCTACGAATACGGAGACACCGCGTTGCTCCTCTACGGTCCAGCCGAGCGTGGTACTTCACCGCGATGA
- the coaD gene encoding pantetheine-phosphate adenylyltransferase — protein sequence MKIGIYPGTFDPITHGHTDIITRSLRVFDKVVVAVAPNPAKHPLFNLEERVDMVKLVMKDIGQVEVVTFEGLLVDYVQRSGAHGIIRGLRAISDFEHEFQMALINRKLAKKVETVFLMPSEEYSYLSSTIIKDVATHGGSLTPFLHPDVARRLQERIRSLKS from the coding sequence ATGAAAATTGGCATCTACCCAGGTACATTCGACCCGATTACGCATGGTCACACCGATATCATCACACGGAGCCTTCGCGTATTCGATAAAGTCGTGGTCGCCGTGGCGCCGAATCCCGCGAAACACCCGCTCTTCAATCTCGAGGAACGGGTTGATATGGTGAAGCTGGTCATGAAAGATATCGGACAGGTCGAGGTCGTGACATTTGAAGGCCTGTTGGTCGACTATGTGCAGCGATCCGGCGCGCATGGCATTATTCGAGGGCTACGCGCGATCTCGGACTTCGAGCACGAATTCCAAATGGCGCTGATCAATCGAAAGTTGGCGAAGAAAGTCGAGACGGTGTTTCTGATGCCGAGTGAAGAATATTCCTATCTCTCGTCAACCATCATCAAGGATGTCGCCACGCACGGCGGGTCCTTGACGCCGTTTCTCCACCCTGACGTTGCACGGCGGCTGCAGGAACGCATCCGGAGTCTCAAATCATGA
- a CDS encoding pyridoxal phosphate-dependent aminotransferase: MKLAARVGRIAPSPTLAMAATAKAMAAQGIDVIDFSTGEPDFDTPEPVKAAAEAAIRAGFTKYTPSSGIDELRSAIIDKLRTELGLQYEKSQILVSCGAKHSLYNLAEALLEEGDEIIIPTPYWVSYSDQTLLNDAKAVLLPTREADGYAIRPDELQRLITRRTKAIIINSPCNPTGITYDRRMLEGVAALAERHDLLIISDEIYEKVLYDGASHVSIATLGPEIAARTVIINGVSKAYAMTGWRIGYAAGPKELIGAMANIQSQSTSNPCSISQKAAVAALRLGEPYTIKMVQEFALRRQAIVKGLNQISGVSCRMPAGAFYAFPNIGRMLGKTGPDGVIAHPQDLANYLLKHAHIAVVPGEPFGSQEHVRLSYATAMDTISRGLERLNGALRQLT; encoded by the coding sequence ATGAAGCTGGCAGCGCGTGTTGGAAGAATCGCCCCGTCGCCGACCCTTGCCATGGCGGCCACGGCCAAAGCCATGGCGGCACAGGGCATCGACGTGATCGATTTCTCGACCGGCGAACCGGACTTTGATACGCCGGAACCGGTCAAGGCCGCTGCGGAGGCTGCCATCCGTGCGGGCTTTACGAAGTATACGCCCTCGTCGGGCATTGACGAGCTGCGATCGGCCATCATCGATAAACTGCGGACGGAGCTGGGTCTGCAGTATGAAAAATCCCAGATTCTGGTCTCCTGCGGTGCGAAACATTCTTTGTACAATCTGGCCGAAGCCTTGCTCGAAGAGGGAGATGAAATCATCATCCCGACTCCGTACTGGGTATCGTATTCCGATCAAACGCTTCTGAACGACGCCAAGGCGGTGCTTCTGCCGACAAGAGAAGCGGACGGGTACGCTATCCGGCCGGACGAACTGCAACGCCTGATCACGCGACGTACGAAGGCCATTATCATCAACAGTCCGTGCAATCCGACCGGCATCACCTATGACCGCCGGATGCTCGAAGGCGTGGCCGCGCTGGCTGAGCGGCACGACCTGCTGATCATCTCGGATGAAATCTATGAAAAGGTGCTGTATGACGGAGCCTCGCACGTCAGCATCGCTACGCTCGGTCCCGAGATTGCCGCCCGCACCGTCATCATCAATGGCGTGTCGAAGGCCTATGCGATGACCGGTTGGCGGATCGGCTACGCGGCGGGGCCGAAAGAATTGATCGGGGCCATGGCCAATATTCAGAGCCAGAGCACATCGAACCCCTGTTCGATTTCGCAGAAAGCGGCGGTCGCAGCCCTTCGCCTCGGCGAACCCTATACCATCAAGATGGTGCAAGAATTCGCGCTGCGCCGGCAGGCGATCGTGAAGGGTCTGAACCAGATTTCCGGAGTGAGCTGCCGGATGCCGGCCGGCGCCTTTTACGCATTCCCGAATATCGGCAGGATGCTGGGGAAAACGGGTCCCGACGGTGTGATCGCGCACCCGCAAGACCTTGCAAACTATTTACTGAAACACGCCCACATTGCCGTCGTGCCCGGCGAACCATTTGGCAGTCAGGAACACGTGCGACTCTCGTATGCGACCGCCATGGATACGATTTCGCGCGGCCTGGAACGGTTAAATGGCGCCTTGCGTCAGTTGACTTGA
- a CDS encoding FmdB family zinc ribbon protein, translating to MPIYEYLCEGCAYKFEVKQSIKDDPIATCERCGKPVKRLISSPAIMFKGSGWYVTDYSDKLKPPTSGDPASQTTGEKKESAPAAPAAPASSPAPATPSAAPPSAPASTPAASTTTSTTTPSTTK from the coding sequence GTGCCGATCTACGAATATCTGTGTGAAGGGTGCGCGTACAAGTTCGAGGTCAAGCAGAGCATCAAGGACGACCCGATCGCGACCTGCGAGCGTTGCGGAAAGCCGGTGAAGCGACTCATCTCGTCTCCCGCCATTATGTTCAAGGGCAGCGGCTGGTACGTGACCGATTATTCCGATAAACTCAAGCCTCCGACCAGCGGCGACCCGGCCTCGCAGACAACCGGTGAGAAGAAGGAATCTGCCCCGGCGGCTCCCGCAGCGCCTGCGTCCTCCCCTGCTCCCGCGACGCCATCGGCCGCACCGCCGAGCGCCCCGGCTTCCACACCCGCTGCTTCGACGACGACTTCGACGACGACGCCTTCCACGACGAAGTAA
- a CDS encoding L-threonylcarbamoyladenylate synthase has product MPLSHGYCRPGLASLPLINGLSHPMGVIEPYHPENAVQLAQRVKAVTSSGGIVGLPTETFYGLAVDPFNARAVEALLDAKGRGEGKPILVLIGSLTQLSLLTEESSPIARLLMSAFWPGPLTILFPARRELPHNVTANTGTVGVRLSCCRPLIDILITTGPLTGTSANRSGEPPAAAAQDVMRSFGATVRLIVDAGGTAGGKPSTVIDPREPVRLVREGAISRQMIENVLETQGISLRYS; this is encoded by the coding sequence ATGCCACTATCGCACGGATATTGCCGACCGGGCCTTGCGAGCCTCCCGCTGATCAATGGTCTGTCTCATCCCATGGGAGTGATCGAACCCTATCATCCCGAGAATGCCGTTCAGCTTGCCCAGCGTGTGAAAGCCGTGACGTCGTCCGGCGGCATTGTCGGCTTGCCTACGGAAACGTTTTACGGACTGGCAGTCGATCCGTTCAATGCCCGCGCGGTGGAGGCACTGCTCGATGCGAAGGGCAGGGGGGAAGGCAAACCGATCCTGGTCCTGATCGGTTCGCTGACACAACTTTCGCTGCTGACCGAAGAGTCTTCTCCGATTGCCCGGTTACTGATGAGCGCGTTTTGGCCGGGCCCGTTGACGATTCTGTTTCCCGCCCGGCGCGAGCTTCCCCATAATGTAACGGCCAACACAGGCACGGTGGGTGTGCGACTCAGCTGTTGCCGTCCACTGATTGACATCCTGATCACGACGGGGCCATTGACCGGCACGAGCGCCAATCGCTCCGGTGAGCCGCCGGCCGCTGCGGCGCAAGACGTGATGCGCTCATTCGGAGCAACCGTCCGTTTGATTGTCGATGCCGGGGGCACGGCCGGAGGAAAACCGTCGACCGTGATCGATCCGCGCGAGCCCGTTCGACTCGTTCGCGAAGGCGCTATCTCTCGACAGATGATAGAGAACGTGCTAGAGACACAAGGGATTTCGTTGCGATACTCGTGA
- the purD gene encoding phosphoribosylamine--glycine ligase: MKILVVGGGGREHAMVWKLAQSPRKPILFCAPGNAGIASLAVCVPIKADDVAALKAFVIREQIDLTVVGPEAPLALGIADEFRRAKLRIFGPTKAAARLEASKTFSKEVMARVSIPTATAKSFDKTSEALAYVDQHELPIVVKADGLAQGKGVVIATTREQASRAVIDAMDNAVFGEAGRQVLIEQFLDGEELTIMAFTDGRTVVPMLPAQDHKRVGDGDSGLNTGGMGAYAPAPIGTPELRLRVTREILEPVVQGLSRMGSPFQGVLYAGLMIVKGVPYVLEFNARMGDPETQVVLPLLKTELLDVIEAVVDHRLDQLAVEWHDHAAVCVVMTAGGYPGRYENGLPIRGLDFESNRQMIVFHAGTTEAAGRVVTAGGRVLGVTGIGKSLGEAKELAYRRVKQLGFDRCHYRTDIADRALRASR; the protein is encoded by the coding sequence ATGAAGATCCTCGTAGTCGGCGGCGGCGGGCGCGAGCATGCCATGGTCTGGAAGCTCGCGCAGAGCCCTCGGAAACCAATCCTGTTTTGTGCGCCGGGCAATGCCGGCATTGCCTCGCTCGCCGTCTGTGTTCCCATCAAAGCCGATGATGTCGCCGCGCTGAAGGCTTTCGTCATCCGTGAACAGATCGATCTGACCGTCGTTGGGCCTGAAGCTCCCCTGGCTTTGGGAATCGCCGATGAATTCAGGCGGGCGAAACTCAGGATTTTCGGCCCGACGAAAGCGGCGGCCCGCCTCGAGGCCAGCAAGACGTTTTCAAAAGAAGTGATGGCGCGCGTCAGCATTCCAACGGCAACCGCCAAGAGTTTTGACAAGACGTCCGAGGCGCTGGCCTATGTCGACCAGCACGAGTTGCCGATCGTCGTCAAAGCAGATGGGCTGGCGCAAGGGAAAGGCGTGGTGATCGCCACGACGCGCGAGCAGGCCTCACGGGCGGTGATCGATGCCATGGACAACGCCGTGTTCGGCGAGGCGGGGAGGCAGGTATTGATCGAACAGTTTCTCGATGGAGAGGAACTCACGATCATGGCGTTTACCGATGGGAGAACCGTCGTCCCGATGTTGCCCGCACAAGATCACAAGCGGGTGGGCGACGGAGACAGCGGTCTCAACACCGGCGGCATGGGCGCGTATGCGCCGGCCCCGATCGGCACACCGGAACTCCGCCTGAGGGTGACCCGTGAAATTCTCGAGCCGGTCGTCCAGGGACTGTCTCGGATGGGATCGCCGTTTCAGGGGGTGTTATACGCCGGCCTGATGATCGTGAAGGGCGTGCCGTATGTGTTGGAGTTCAACGCCCGCATGGGAGATCCGGAAACCCAGGTCGTCCTGCCACTGCTCAAGACGGAGTTGCTGGACGTCATTGAAGCGGTTGTGGACCACCGGCTCGACCAACTCGCCGTCGAATGGCATGATCATGCCGCCGTATGCGTGGTGATGACCGCAGGCGGATATCCCGGCCGGTATGAGAACGGGTTGCCGATTCGTGGCCTGGACTTCGAATCCAACCGGCAGATGATTGTGTTTCATGCCGGAACGACGGAGGCTGCCGGCCGGGTCGTGACAGCCGGGGGGCGGGTGCTGGGTGTCACGGGGATCGGAAAAAGCCTGGGTGAGGCGAAGGAATTGGCCTATCGCAGGGTCAAGCAGCTCGGCTTCGACCGATGCCACTATCGCACGGATATTGCCGACCGGGCCTTGCGAGCCTCCCGCTGA
- the purH gene encoding bifunctional phosphoribosylaminoimidazolecarboxamide formyltransferase/IMP cyclohydrolase, producing the protein MASIKRALISVSDKTGIIDMAKGLEALGAEILSTGGTAKALREAGIQVTDVAAYTGSPEILDGRVKTLHPKIHGGLLGRRSLPAHAEQMKQHNIGPIDVVVVNLYPFEATIAKPNCHFDDAIENIDIGGPSMLRSAAKNHEDVLVVVDPADYQRVMQAVKDNTVTRALRRELAMKVFQHTSRYDGLIAGYLEKHHQGTAAKFPKVLTLQYELADTLRYGENPHQQGAFYRELHSQEPSVARGKILHGKAMSYNNFLDANSALELAKEYDEIAVAIIKHNNPCGAALGTTPVEAYVKARETDPISAFGGVIAFNRPVDLAAAKEITSTFVEVVIAPGFAEDALAELKRKKDLRLLDVGPLHKVKQEGYDLKKLVGGLIVQDRDLGALTDLRALTVPTVRKPTDEEYAACAFAWKVCKHVKSNAIIFAKPGQTVGIGAGQMSRVDSVKLATMKAQMPVKGCVMASDAFFPFRDGLDAAAEAGITAVIQPGGSIRDAEVVKAADEHGLAMIMTGMRHFRH; encoded by the coding sequence ATGGCCAGCATCAAGCGGGCGCTGATCAGTGTTTCAGATAAAACCGGCATCATCGACATGGCCAAGGGTTTGGAAGCCCTCGGCGCCGAAATCCTTTCCACCGGAGGAACGGCCAAGGCATTGCGCGAAGCCGGGATTCAGGTTACCGACGTGGCGGCGTACACGGGCTCACCGGAAATCCTCGACGGGCGCGTCAAGACGCTCCATCCGAAGATCCACGGAGGGTTGCTCGGCCGCCGGTCTCTTCCGGCTCATGCCGAACAGATGAAACAACACAATATCGGTCCGATCGACGTCGTGGTCGTCAATTTGTATCCGTTCGAAGCCACCATTGCAAAACCCAACTGCCATTTCGACGATGCGATCGAAAACATCGACATCGGCGGTCCCTCGATGTTGCGATCGGCGGCCAAGAATCACGAGGACGTGCTCGTCGTGGTGGATCCGGCCGACTATCAGCGGGTCATGCAGGCCGTCAAAGACAATACGGTCACGCGCGCACTTCGCCGCGAGCTCGCCATGAAAGTGTTCCAACATACGTCGCGATACGATGGTCTTATCGCCGGCTATCTCGAAAAACACCATCAGGGCACTGCCGCGAAGTTCCCGAAAGTCCTCACGCTGCAATACGAACTGGCGGACACGCTGCGCTATGGAGAAAATCCGCACCAGCAGGGCGCGTTTTATCGTGAGCTGCATTCTCAGGAACCGTCGGTGGCGCGCGGGAAGATCCTCCACGGCAAGGCGATGTCGTACAACAATTTCCTCGATGCCAATTCCGCGCTCGAGTTGGCCAAAGAGTACGACGAGATTGCCGTGGCGATCATCAAACACAACAACCCCTGCGGCGCCGCGCTCGGCACGACGCCGGTTGAGGCGTATGTGAAGGCCAGAGAAACGGACCCCATATCGGCGTTCGGCGGCGTGATCGCTTTCAACCGGCCCGTCGACCTCGCGGCCGCCAAGGAGATTACGTCCACATTCGTCGAAGTCGTGATTGCACCGGGATTCGCCGAGGACGCGCTTGCGGAGCTGAAACGCAAGAAGGACCTTCGTTTGCTCGACGTCGGACCGCTGCACAAAGTCAAACAGGAAGGCTACGACCTCAAGAAACTCGTGGGTGGTTTGATCGTCCAGGATCGCGATCTCGGCGCGCTGACGGATTTGCGGGCGCTGACCGTGCCGACCGTCAGGAAGCCCACCGATGAGGAATATGCCGCCTGCGCCTTCGCCTGGAAGGTCTGCAAACATGTGAAGTCGAATGCGATCATTTTTGCGAAGCCCGGCCAAACCGTCGGAATCGGCGCGGGCCAGATGAGCCGGGTCGACAGTGTGAAGCTGGCGACCATGAAAGCTCAGATGCCCGTCAAAGGCTGTGTCATGGCATCGGATGCGTTTTTCCCGTTCCGTGACGGACTGGACGCGGCGGCGGAAGCGGGCATTACGGCCGTGATTCAACCGGGCGGGTCGATTCGCGATGCCGAGGTCGTGAAGGCCGCGGATGAACACGGACTGGCCATGATCATGACGGGTATGAGACATTTCCGTCATTAA